From Prionailurus viverrinus isolate Anna chromosome B2, UM_Priviv_1.0, whole genome shotgun sequence, the proteins below share one genomic window:
- the PACSIN1 gene encoding protein kinase C and casein kinase substrate in neurons protein 1 yields the protein MSGSYDEASLAPEETTDSFWEVGNYKRTVKRIDDGHRLCNDLMNCVQERAKIEKAYAQQLTDWAKRWRQLIEKGPQYGSLERAWGAIMTEADKVSELHQEVKNNLLNEDLEKVKNWQKDAYHKQIMGGFKETKEAEDGFRKAQKPWAKKMKELEAAKKAYHLACKEEKLAMTREMNSKTEQSVTPEQQKKLQDKVDKCKQDVQKMQEKYEKVLDDVGKTTPQYMESMEQVFEQCQQFEEKRLVFLKEVLLDIKRHLNLAENSSYVHVYRELEQAIRGADAQDDLRWFRSTSGPGMPMNWPQFEEWNPDLPHTATKKEKQPKKAEGVTLTNATGVVESTSQAGDRGSVSSYDRGQPYATEWSDDESGNPFGGNEANGGSNPFEDDAKGVRVRALYDYDGQEQDELSFKAGDELTKLGEEDEQGWCRGRLDSGQLGLYPANYVEAI from the exons ATGTCCGGCTCCTACGACGAGGCCTCGCTAGCTCCGGAGGAGACCACTGACAGCTTCTGGGAG GTGGGGAACTACAAGCGGACGGTGAAGCGCATCGATGACGGACACCGCCTGTGCAACGACCTGATGAACTGCGTGCAGGAGCGCGCCAAGATCGAGAAGGCGTACGCGCAGCAGCTCACCGACTGGGCCAAGCGCTGGCGCCAGCTCATCGAGAAAG GCCCACAGTATGGCAGCCTGGAGCGGGCCTGGGGTGCCATCATGACGGAGGCGGACAAGGTGAGCGAACTGCACCAGGAAGTGAAGAACAACCTGCTGAACGAGGACCTGGAGAAGGTCAAGAACTGGCAGAAGGATGCCTATCACAAGCAGATCATGGGCGGCTTCAAGGAGACCAAGGAGGCTGAGGACGGCTTCCGCAAGGCCCAGAAGCCCTGGGCCAAGAAGATGAAGGAG CTGGAGGCAGCAAAGAAGGCTTACCATCTGGCCTGCAAAGAGGAGAAGCTGGCCATGACCAGGGAGATGAATAGCAAGACGGAGCAGTCGGTCACGCCCGAGCAGCAGAAGAAGCTGCAGGACAAAGTGGACAAGTGCAAGCAGGATGTACAGAAG ATGCAGGAGAAGTATGAGAAGGTGCTGGACGACGTGGGCAAGACCACACCCCAGTACATGGAGAGCATGGAGCAGGTGTTTGAACAGTGCCAGCAGTTTGAGGAAAAGCGGCTGGTCTTCCTCAAGGAGGTGCTGCTGGACATCAAACGTCACCTCAACCTTGCCGAGAATAGCAG CTATGTCCACGTGTACCGGGAGCTGGAGCAGGCTATTCGGGGGGCTGACGCCCAGGATGACCTCAGATGGTTCCGCAGCACCAGTGGCCCCGGCATGCCCATGAACTGGCCCCAGTTTGAG GAGTGGAACCCAGACCTCCCTCACACCGccaccaagaaagaaaagcagcccAAGAAGGCAGAGGGGGTGACGCTGACCAATGCCACTGGAGTGGTGGAGTCCACATCCCAGGCTGGGGACCGTGGCAG CGTTAGCAGCTACGACAGGGGCCAGCCTTATGCAACCGAATGGTCGGACGACGAGAGCGGGAACCCATTTGGGGGCAATGAGGCCAATGGGGGCTCCAACCCCTTCGAGGACGACGCCAAGGGAGTGCGTGTGCGGGCACTCTATGACTACGACGGCCAGGAGCAGGACGAGCTCAGCTTCAAGGCTG GAGATGAGCTCACCAAGCTGGGCGAGGAGGACGAGCAGGGATGGTGCCGCGGGCGGCTGGACAGTGGGCAGCTGGGCCTCTATCCCGCCAACTACGTGGAGGCCATCTAG